The following are encoded in a window of Panicum virgatum strain AP13 chromosome 5N, P.virgatum_v5, whole genome shotgun sequence genomic DNA:
- the LOC120671976 gene encoding polygalacturonase At1g48100-like, producing MWSSVVVVPAALLAGVLLCLAAPAAAAARPATLSVLSFGAAADGVTDDAEALVAAWRAACRVPRATVLLPSGHRFLVSPVTLQGPCSTRLTLQVDGTLLAPPDMDSWPRSRRPLQWLNFKWLNGFTVQGAGTVDGQSITSLHDSSSPANAPQHWHSSGAKPTLVRFYGSFNVTVRNIRISNSPQCHLKFDSSGGIKVKNVTISSPGDSPNTDGIHLQNTRDVEIRSSSIGCGDDCVSIQTGCSNVHMKYIICNPGHGISVGGLGKDNSLACVSDVVAENINVQNALYGVRIKTWQGGVGSVRNVTFANVRVANVATPIAIDQFYCDRGGARCANRTGAVAITGVAYRRVAGTYSFQPVRLACSDARPCTGVSMVDVRLSPAASAPAGTVAPLCWNSYGEASGTIEPLGAGCLQRSNGYAMPLTQPSNYTC from the exons ATGTGGAgctccgtcgtcgtcgtcccggCTGCGTTGCTGGCCGGCGTGCTCCTGTgcctggcggcgccggcggccgcggcggcgaggccggcgacgCTCAGCGTCCTGTCgttcggagcggcggcggatggggTCACTGACGACGCGGAG GCACTCGTGGCAGCTTGGCGAGCGGCGTGCCGGGTCCCGCGCGCCACCGTGCTGCTCCCGTCCGGGCACAGGTTCCTCGTCTCGCCGGTGACGCTCCAGGGCCCCTGCAGCACGAGGCTGACGCTGCAGGTGGACGGTACCCTGCTGGCGCCACCGGACATGGACTCCTGGCCCAGGTCCAGGAGGCCTCTCCAGTGGCTCAACTTCAAGTGGCTGAACGGCTTCACCGTCCAGGGAGCTGGCACGGTCGACGGCCAGAGCATCACCTCGCTGCATGATTCGTCATCACCAGCTAATGCTCCTCA GCACTGGCATTCATCAGGAGCCAAGCCTACG CTTGTAAGGTTTTACGGCAGCTTCAATGTCACCGTGCGCAACATCCGGATCAGCAACAGCCCACAGTGTCACCTCAAGTTCGACAGCTCCGGAGGCATCAAGGTGAAGAACGTCACCATCTCTTCCCCCGGGGACAGCCCCAACACGGACGGCATCCATCTCCAGAACACCAGGGACGTCGAGATCAGGAGCTCCAGCATCGGCTGTg GTGATGACTGCGTGTCGATACAGACTGGGTGCTCTAATGTTCACATGAAATACATCATCTGCAATCCAGGCCACGGAATCAG TGTAGGAGGACTCGGGAAGGACAACAGTCTGGCCTGCGTATCTGATGTAGTTGCAGAGAACATCAACGTGCAGAACGCCCTGTACGGTGTCAGGATCAAGACTTGGCAG GGGGGCGTGGGCTCGGTGCGGAACGTTACCTTCGCCAACGTCCGGGTGGCGAACGTGGCCACCCCCATCGCCATCGACCAGTTCTACTGCGAcaggggcggcgcgcgctgcgccAACCGGACCGGCGCGGTGGCCATCACCGGCGTCGCGTACCGGCGCGTCGCCGGGACGTACTCGTTCCAGCCGGTGCGCCTGGCGTGCAGCGACGCCCGGCCGTGCACCGGGGTCAGCATGGTGGACGTGCGcctgtcgccggcggcgagcgcgccggCCGGCACCGTGGCGCCGCTGTGCTGGAACTCCTACGGCGAGGCGTCGGGGACGATAGAGCCGCTGGGCGCCGGGTGCCTGCAGAGGAGCAACGGATACGCGATGCCCCTGACCCAGCCTTCTAACTACACGTGCTGA